One genomic window of Punica granatum isolate Tunisia-2019 chromosome 1, ASM765513v2, whole genome shotgun sequence includes the following:
- the LOC116193688 gene encoding subtilisin-like protease SBT5.6 yields MNNTYAFFPFLLFLPFLAFCDDLQVFIVYFGEHTGDKAFHEIEDFHHSYLLSVKESDEDARSSLLYSYKHSINGFAAMLTPDEASKLSKLDEVISVIRSNPRKYSLQTTRSWDFLGLEEGDADWHLKHHQLGDGLLQRAKYGREVIVGILDSGVWPESKCFSDEGMGSIPKSWKGVCQSGQDFNSSHCNRKLIGARYYLQGYEQRYGPLNTTLDSKSPRDLDGHGTHTASTVGGRSIPKVSALGGFGRGTVSGGAPLIHLAIYKVCWAIPGQSKVNGNTCFEEDMLAAFDDAIADGVHIISVSIGTQFPIPYAEDGIALGALHAAKKNIVVACAAGNFGPTPSTLSNPAPWIITVGASSLDRRFVSPVILGNGERIEGETVTPHNMRRYYPLVHAGDVVTAEVPKTAIAGQCLPGSLSPEKVKGKIVLCFRGNGTRMAKGMEAKRAGAAGFILGNSPANGAEIPVDAHVLPATAISSASAQKILQYINSTSNPTAALVPAKTRLHAVPAPLMASFTSKGPNVIDPNILKPDITAPGLNILAAWSRADSPSKLESDHRVVAYNFESGTSMACPHVAAVSALLRAIHPNWSSAAIRSALITTANPMNNIGLPITDAAGNKETPFAFGSGHLSPQKSADPGLLYDASYTDYTMYLCGMGIKDPDKKFKCPRKAVTGYKLNYPSLQVSGLNNSVSVKRTVTNVGRSYGTYFSYVSPPRGYSVKIRPSVLFFDQLGQKKSFTIKIKPKGRILRNTSEYYFGWYSWSDGIHIVRSPMAISPA; encoded by the exons ATGAATAACACTTACGCTTTTTTCCCGTTCcttctctttcttccttttctcgCTTTCTGCGATGATCTTCAG GTCTTCATAGTATACTTTGGAGAGCACACGGGAGACAAAGCTTTTCATGAAATAGAAGACTTCCACCATTCTTATCTACTGTCCGTTAAAGAGTCCGATGAAGACGCCAGATCTTCTCTCCTCTATAGCTACAAGCACAGCATCAATGGCTTCGCCGCCATGCTCACACCAGATGAAGCCTCCAAACTATCCA AGCTGGATGAAGTGATATCGGTGATTCGGAGCAACCCGAGGAAGTACTCGCTGCAGACAACCAGGTCTTGGGATTTCTTGGGGTTGGAAGAGGGAGATGCAGATTGGCATTTGAAGCACCATCAACTTGGAGACGGGTTACTGCAAAGAGCAAAATATGGCAGAGAAGTCATAGTTGGAATATTGGACAGTG GAGTGTGGCCGGAATCAAAATGTTTCAGTGATGAAGGGATGGGATCCATTCCAAAATCATGGAAAGGAGTCTGCCAAAGCGGACAAGATTTCAACTCGTCCCACTGCAACAG GAAGCTAATCGGTGCTCGATACTACCTCCAAGGTTACGAGCAGCGCTACGGCCCTCTCAATACAACTCTCGACTCCAAATCCCCACGTGATCTAGATGGGCATGGCACGCACACAGCCTCAACAGTCGGAGGAAGGAGTATCCCCAAAGTCTCTGCCCTTGGCGGCTTTGGCCGTGGCACAGTCTCAGGTGGTGCACCTCTCATCCACCTTGCCATCTACAAGGTCTGTTGGGCGATCCCGGGGCAATCCAAGGTCAATGGCAACACCTGCTTCGAAGAGGACATGCTGGCAGCATTCGATGATGCCATTGCCGATGGGGTCCACATCATCAGCGTATCGATTGGGACCCAATTCCCCATCCCCTATGCAGAGGACGGCATCGCTCTTGGGGCATTACATGCTGCCAAGAAGAACATCGTGGTGGCATGTGCTGCTGGGAACTTCGGTCCGACCCCATCAACCCTTTCGAACCCTGCCCCATGGATTATTACTGTGGGCGCCAGTAGCTTGGATAGAAGGTTCGTCTCTCCAGTCATCCTGGGAAACGGGGAGCGAATTGAG GGTGAAACAGTAACACCTCACAACATGAGAAGGTACTACCCGCTCGTACATGCGGGAGACGTAGTCACTGCTGAAGTGCCTAAAACCGCAATCGCTGG ACAATGCCTCCCAGGTTCCCTTTCTCCCGAGAAGGTAAAAGGGAAGATAGTTTTGTGCTTTAGAGGAAATGGAACCAGAATGGCCAAGGGCATGGAAGCAAAGAGAGCGGGTGCAGCCGGTTTTATCCTCGGAAACTCTCCAGCCAATGGAGCTGAGATACCGGTTGATGCCCACGTTCTTCCTGCAACTGCTATATCCTCAGCAAGTGCCCAAAAGATTCTTCAATACATCAACTCAACTAGTAACCCGACAGCAGCGCTAGTACCTGCAAAAACAAGGTTGCATGCTGTACCTGCCCCGCTTATGGCCTCCTTCACCAGTAAAGGACCAAATGTTATTGACCCCAACATTCTCAAG CCTGATATCACAGCACCCGGGCTGAATATACTTGCTGCATGGTCACGGGCAGACTCCCCCTCAAAGCTAGAGTCAGATCACCGAGTTGTTGCATACAATTTCGAATCCGGAACTTCAATGGCATGCCCCCATGTGGCTGCTGTGAGCGCCCTCCTCCGAGCCATCCATCCTAATTGGAGCAGTGCAGCTATAAGATCTGCCCTCATAACCACAG CAAACCCAATGAACAACATAGGTTTGCCGATAACGGATGCAGCAGGCAATAAGGAAACTCCTTTTGCATTTGGATCCGGCCATCTCTCCCCACAGAAGTCAGCAGACCCTGGCCTCCTCTATGATGCCTCGTACACAGATTACACAATGTACCTCTGCGGAATGGGGATAAAGGACCCTGACAAGAAGTTCAAGTGCCCCAGGAAGGCAGTTACTGGTTACAAACTCAACTACCCGTCCTTGCAGGTGTCAGGCCTCAACAATTCGGTCTCTGTGAAAAGGACTGTTACGAATGTTGGGCGAAGTTATGGTACTTACTTCTCCTATGTCAGCCCACCCCGCGGGTATTCTGTCAAGATCCGACCGAGCGTCCTGTTCTTTGACCAATTAGGACAAAAGAAGAGCTTCACCATCAAAATCAAACCAAAGGGTCGAATTCTACGCAATACAAGCGAATATTATTTTGGGTGGTACAGTTGGAGTGATGGAATCCACATTGTGAGGAGTCCTATGGCCATATCTCCAGCGTAG